The following proteins come from a genomic window of Spea bombifrons isolate aSpeBom1 chromosome 10, aSpeBom1.2.pri, whole genome shotgun sequence:
- the PLLP gene encoding plasmolipin, translating into MSEFPSKVSTQTSTPEASTSSHRVMGFVSPDVGFLKSIPGILMLVQICLGLLVWALIADAHYHPFAAYGWVMFVAVFCWLVTLILYVIFLLQLHHKMPFIPWPLLMLVYHVAATVLYITGFITCAASVKSTSWYLPADYNKKAAASFFACLVMISYGASSFFSFTAWRGTGSNAATAQA; encoded by the exons ATGTCTGAGTTTCCTTCCAAAGTGAGCACTCAGACCAGCACTCCGGAGGCCTCTACGTCTTCGCACAGAGTGATGGGATTTGTCAGCCCGGACGTCGGCTTCCTGAAATCCATCCCGGGGATCCTCATGCTGGTGCAGATT TGTCTGGGACTCCTCGTCTGGGCGTTAATAGCCGACGCTCATTACCATCCGTTCGCGGCGTACGGCTGGGTCATGTTCGTGGCCGTGTTCTGCTGGCTCGTCACGCTGATCCTCTACGTCATCTTCCTCCTGCAGCTGCACCACAAGATGCCCTTCATCCCGTGGCCCCTGCTG ATGCTCGTTTACCACGTGGCGGCCACCGTGCTGTATATCACCGGATTCATCACCTGCGCTGCCTCCGTAAAGTCTACGTCATGGTATCTGCCGGCTGATTACAACAAGAAAGCAGCCGCCTCG TTCTTTGCCTGTTTGGTGATGATCTCCTACGGTGCCAGCAGCTTCTTCAGCTTCACGGCGTGGAGAGGAACGGGAAGTAACGCGGCCACCGCGCAGGCTTAG